The following are from one region of the Georgenia sp. M64 genome:
- a CDS encoding VOC family protein has protein sequence MDMLRGDQIAEAGLSDWRKLAQGLHARYLVDDFGTSARFVAAVSEAGDALAHHPSVSIGRGYVDLRLISADAVYRDGEGTEHLVEWVTQRDVDLARRITEIAADQRIAADPASVSHIELGLDTARSATIAPVWAALLTGSAEAQGRGSPSDEIRDATGRVPNLWFGDADEHETPRQRFHLEVYVAPEVAERRISAAVAAGGTVVDDSNAPSLTVIADQDGNTGVVCVDVSAATRA, from the coding sequence ATGGACATGCTGAGGGGCGACCAGATCGCCGAGGCCGGGCTGAGCGACTGGCGCAAGCTCGCGCAGGGCCTGCACGCCCGCTACCTGGTCGACGACTTCGGCACCAGCGCCCGGTTCGTCGCCGCGGTGAGCGAGGCGGGGGACGCGCTCGCACACCACCCGAGCGTCTCGATCGGCAGAGGCTACGTCGACCTCAGGCTGATCAGCGCCGACGCCGTCTACCGTGACGGCGAGGGCACCGAGCACCTCGTCGAGTGGGTGACCCAGCGAGACGTCGACCTCGCGCGCCGGATCACCGAGATCGCTGCCGACCAGAGGATCGCTGCCGACCCGGCCTCGGTCAGCCACATCGAGCTCGGCCTCGACACGGCGCGCTCCGCGACCATCGCCCCGGTGTGGGCCGCCCTGCTGACCGGCAGCGCCGAGGCCCAGGGCCGCGGGTCTCCCAGCGACGAGATCCGCGACGCCACGGGACGGGTCCCGAACCTGTGGTTCGGGGACGCGGACGAGCACGAGACGCCACGGCAGCGGTTCCACCTCGAGGTCTATGTGGCGCCCGAGGTGGCCGAGCGACGGATCTCCGCCGCCGTCGCCGCGGGCGGGACCGTCGTCGACGACAGCAACGCGCCCTCGCTCACCGTGATCGCCGACCAGGACGGCAACACGGGAGTCGTGTGCGTCGACGTCTCGGCCGCGACGAGGGCCTGA
- the arr gene encoding NAD(+)--rifampin ADP-ribosyltransferase yields the protein MANGPDFSGAQDPGPFYHGTKADLEPGDVLEPGYSSNYGGRRRSSFIYLTATLDAATWGAELAVGEGRGRIYRVVPTGPIEDDPNLTDKRFPGNPTRSYRTRQPLRVVGEVTDWAGHAPEVLQRMREHLEELERLGVEAID from the coding sequence ATGGCGAACGGACCCGACTTCTCAGGTGCCCAGGATCCCGGCCCGTTCTACCACGGCACGAAGGCCGACCTGGAGCCGGGGGACGTGCTGGAGCCCGGCTACAGCTCCAACTACGGCGGTCGACGACGGTCGAGCTTCATCTACCTGACCGCGACCCTCGATGCGGCCACCTGGGGAGCGGAGCTCGCGGTGGGCGAGGGGAGGGGCAGGATCTACCGTGTGGTGCCCACCGGCCCGATCGAGGACGACCCCAACCTGACGGACAAGAGGTTCCCCGGGAACCCGACGCGGTCGTACCGCACCCGGCAGCCGCTGCGCGTGGTCGGCGAGGTCACGGACTGGGCCGGGCATGCGCCCGAGGTCCTCCAGCGCATGCGGGAGCACCTGGAGGAGCTGGAGCGGCTCGGGGTCGAGGCGATCGACTGA